The Cygnus olor isolate bCygOlo1 chromosome 18, bCygOlo1.pri.v2, whole genome shotgun sequence genome includes a window with the following:
- the AFMID gene encoding kynurenine formamidase isoform X1 yields MSRGRWRDMAAEELQQQYSPSRWARRLRGDAAVRAHIEAVTAGTQRARASTRSSLHVPYGEADGERLDLYFPAEPSETFPAFVYIHGGYWQCLSKDASGFAAPPLVSRGVAVVAVGYDTAPKGHMDAMVLQVRRSLAFLAKQYSRIRGIYLCGHSAGAHLAAMVLCTDWTEFGVVPDIRGAVLVSGLYDLEPILHTYVNDALNMSWEVAQRNSPMLCITQAVPAAAACEVLVAVAQHDSPEFRRQSQEYSQALRSAGWSVSLLDLATVDHFDIIEKLSEDTYILIQVILNMIARG; encoded by the exons gagctgcagcagcagtacTCCCCCAGCCGCTGGGCCCGCCGCCTGCGCGGGGACGCCGCGGTGCGGGCCCACATCGAGGCGGTGACCGCAG gaACGCAGCGGGCGCGGGCCAGCACGCGGAGCTCGCTGCACGTCCCGTACGGGGAGGCGGACGGCGAGAGGCTCGACCTCTACTTCCCCGCGGAGCCCTCCGAAA CCTTCCCCGCCTTCGTCTACATCCACGGAGGCTACTGGCAGTGCTTGAG taagGACGCGTCAGGTTTCGCAGCCCCCCCGCTGGTGTCGCGGGGCGTCGCGGTGGTGGCGGTGGGTTACGACACAGCTCCCAAAG GCCACATGGACGCGATGGTGCTGCAGGTGCGGCGCAGCCTCGCCTTCCTGGCGAAGCAGTACTCCAGGATCAG GGGTATTTACTTGTGTGGACACTCGGCAGGGGCTCACCTGGCAGCCATGGTGCTGTGCACAGACTGGACGGAGTTTGGAGTGGTTCCTGATATTAGAG gagctgttCTGGTGAGCGGTTTGTACGACCTGGAGCCCATTCTGCACACCTACGTGAACGACGCACTGAACATGAGCTG ggaagtggccCAGAGGAACAGCCCCATGCTGTGCATCACACAAGCAGTGCCTGCGGCTGCAGCCTGTGaggtgctggtggctgtggcCCAGCACGACTCCCCGGAGTTCCGTAGGCAGTCGCAGGAGTACAGCCAG GCCCTGCGCTCAGCCGGCTGGTCTGTCTCCCTGCTGGATCTTGCCACCGTGGATCATTTTGACATAATTGAGAAGCTGTCGGAGGACACCTATATCCTCATACAG GTCATTCTGAACATGATTGCAAGAGGTTGA
- the AFMID gene encoding kynurenine formamidase isoform X2 has protein sequence MSRGRWRDMAAEELQQQYSPSRWARRLRGDAAVRAHIEAVTAGTQRARASTRSSLHVPYGEADGERLDLYFPAEPSETFPAFVYIHGGYWQCLRGIYLCGHSAGAHLAAMVLCTDWTEFGVVPDIRGAVLVSGLYDLEPILHTYVNDALNMSWEVAQRNSPMLCITQAVPAAAACEVLVAVAQHDSPEFRRQSQEYSQALRSAGWSVSLLDLATVDHFDIIEKLSEDTYILIQVILNMIARG, from the exons gagctgcagcagcagtacTCCCCCAGCCGCTGGGCCCGCCGCCTGCGCGGGGACGCCGCGGTGCGGGCCCACATCGAGGCGGTGACCGCAG gaACGCAGCGGGCGCGGGCCAGCACGCGGAGCTCGCTGCACGTCCCGTACGGGGAGGCGGACGGCGAGAGGCTCGACCTCTACTTCCCCGCGGAGCCCTCCGAAA CCTTCCCCGCCTTCGTCTACATCCACGGAGGCTACTGGCAGTGCTTGAG GGGTATTTACTTGTGTGGACACTCGGCAGGGGCTCACCTGGCAGCCATGGTGCTGTGCACAGACTGGACGGAGTTTGGAGTGGTTCCTGATATTAGAG gagctgttCTGGTGAGCGGTTTGTACGACCTGGAGCCCATTCTGCACACCTACGTGAACGACGCACTGAACATGAGCTG ggaagtggccCAGAGGAACAGCCCCATGCTGTGCATCACACAAGCAGTGCCTGCGGCTGCAGCCTGTGaggtgctggtggctgtggcCCAGCACGACTCCCCGGAGTTCCGTAGGCAGTCGCAGGAGTACAGCCAG GCCCTGCGCTCAGCCGGCTGGTCTGTCTCCCTGCTGGATCTTGCCACCGTGGATCATTTTGACATAATTGAGAAGCTGTCGGAGGACACCTATATCCTCATACAG GTCATTCTGAACATGATTGCAAGAGGTTGA